A genomic window from Sanguibacter antarcticus includes:
- a CDS encoding LysM peptidoglycan-binding domain-containing protein, with product MKSRSTPSVAIDRTSLAKAAGGSIALGLVTLALAARLVTTSASLDLAVLQSGSPTASTLAPLVEVPLLGIGCVVAAWWSLSLVLVTVVLLAHAAGLQSALLVSFVRAVAPSAVRRLAVAGIGAGLVLTAGPAVAAEPIPDLGWVSTGQSTPETPVENNLTTSPAGPSDALLPTEDMTPASTTVTVASGDTLWSITGDLLGPEASDAQIAAAWPTVHAANAQTIGADPNVILVGQQLVAPPDLTAP from the coding sequence ATGAAGAGCCGCTCTACCCCGTCCGTCGCGATCGATCGCACCTCGCTCGCGAAGGCCGCAGGCGGCTCCATCGCTCTCGGGCTCGTGACCCTCGCGCTCGCTGCACGGCTCGTCACGACGAGCGCGTCTCTCGACCTCGCCGTCCTGCAGTCTGGGTCACCGACGGCGAGCACCCTCGCGCCGCTCGTCGAGGTGCCTCTTCTCGGTATCGGCTGCGTGGTCGCCGCATGGTGGAGCCTGAGCCTGGTGCTCGTGACCGTCGTGCTCCTCGCTCACGCCGCAGGGCTGCAGAGCGCCCTCCTCGTCTCGTTCGTCCGCGCTGTCGCGCCGTCCGCCGTCCGACGCCTCGCGGTCGCCGGGATCGGCGCAGGGCTCGTCCTCACGGCCGGACCAGCCGTCGCTGCCGAGCCGATCCCGGACCTCGGCTGGGTCTCGACCGGACAGAGCACGCCCGAGACACCTGTCGAGAACAACCTGACGACGTCTCCAGCAGGACCATCAGACGCTCTCCTGCCCACCGAGGACATGACACCCGCCTCGACGACCGTCACCGTCGCCAGCGGAGACACGCTCTGGTCGATCACCGGAGACCTCCTCGGCCCCGAGGCCAGCGACGCACAGATCGCCGCAGCGTGGCCCACCGTGCACGCAGCCAACGCACAGACGATCGGTGCCGACCCGAACGTGATCCTCGTCGGTCAACAGCTCGTCGCCCCACCCGACCTGACGGCCCCATGA
- a CDS encoding winged helix-turn-helix domain-containing protein produces the protein MTPERTMTLAQARRTALAAQGLAAARPAAPSDSPSAPARRVTMAGFQRVVDRLGLLQIDSVNVLARAHLLPVYSRLGPYDTALLDRATSTAPRRLVEYWGHEASFVPPSTYRLLEWRQRRYRTEAWGSISGAEVDHSGEVREVRTIVHERGPVTAAEVERLLTSRHPRRPDAWGWSWSVAKRALEFLFFTGEVTSAGRNNAFERRYDLTERVLPRGVLEAPPVTDEDAVRALVEIGARAHGVGTVRCFADYFRLRGPAPRQAVLELVEDGVLVPVQIQGWDRPTFVHRDARTPRRAAAQTLLSPFDPLVFERRRLAELFGTHYRIEIYVPAHKRVHGYYVLPFLEGEQVTARVDLKADRRTGTLRVMSAHRDEPCTVHTPAALAAEVSTMARWLGMEQIVVEPVGDLAADLSREVALLR, from the coding sequence ATGACTCCTGAGCGCACCATGACGCTCGCGCAGGCACGCCGTACCGCCCTCGCGGCGCAGGGGCTCGCCGCTGCTCGCCCCGCTGCGCCGTCGGACAGCCCGAGCGCGCCCGCCCGCCGGGTGACGATGGCGGGGTTCCAGCGGGTCGTCGACCGGCTCGGGCTGCTCCAGATCGACTCCGTCAACGTCCTCGCGCGCGCCCACCTCCTGCCGGTGTACTCCCGCCTCGGACCGTACGACACCGCTCTCCTCGACCGGGCGACGAGCACAGCCCCGCGCCGCCTCGTCGAGTACTGGGGGCACGAGGCCTCCTTCGTCCCGCCGTCGACCTACCGCCTGCTCGAGTGGCGCCAGCGCAGGTACCGGACAGAGGCCTGGGGATCGATCAGCGGAGCGGAGGTGGACCACAGCGGCGAGGTCCGGGAGGTCCGGACGATCGTGCACGAGAGGGGTCCCGTGACCGCCGCTGAGGTCGAGCGGCTGCTCACGTCACGGCACCCCCGGCGTCCCGACGCGTGGGGCTGGAGCTGGAGCGTCGCGAAGCGCGCCCTCGAGTTCTTGTTCTTCACCGGCGAGGTCACGTCGGCAGGACGGAACAACGCCTTCGAGCGTCGGTACGACCTCACCGAGCGGGTGCTCCCACGAGGAGTCCTCGAGGCGCCCCCTGTCACCGACGAGGACGCGGTGCGGGCGCTCGTCGAGATCGGAGCCCGCGCCCACGGGGTCGGGACCGTCCGGTGCTTCGCCGACTACTTCCGCCTGCGAGGCCCCGCACCGCGCCAAGCCGTGCTCGAGCTCGTCGAGGACGGCGTGCTGGTCCCCGTGCAGATCCAGGGCTGGGACCGACCCACGTTCGTTCACCGTGACGCCCGCACGCCCCGCCGCGCCGCAGCGCAGACTCTCCTCAGCCCGTTCGACCCGCTCGTGTTCGAGCGCCGGCGCCTCGCCGAGCTCTTCGGCACGCACTACCGGATCGAGATCTACGTCCCTGCGCACAAGCGGGTGCACGGCTACTACGTGCTCCCGTTCCTCGAAGGTGAGCAGGTCACCGCTCGGGTCGATCTCAAGGCCGACCGCCGGACGGGCACGCTGCGCGTGATGTCGGCGCACCGCGACGAGCCGTGCACCGTGCACACCCCGGCAGCGCTCGCGGCCGAGGTGTCGACGATGGCGCGGTGGCTCGGGATGGAGCAGATCGTGGTCGAGCCCGTGGGTGATCTCGCAGCCGACCTGTCCCGGGAGGTCGCGCTGCTGCGCTGA
- the secA gene encoding preprotein translocase subunit SecA — protein MAAIFEKVLRFGEGRILKKLSGLAKQVNALEDSFEALTDEELREETDRLKERVANGATLDELLPEAFATVREASRRTLGQRHFDVQLMGGAALHLGNIAEMKTGEGKTLVATLPAYLNALSGEGVHVVTVNDYLAQYQSDLMGRVFRFLGMTTGCIVSGQTPAERREQYAKDITYGTNNEFGFDYLRDNMAWSTDDLVQRGHNFAIVDEVDSILIDEARTPLIISGPAAGDTNKWYAEFARVARRLVVDEDYEVDEKKRTVGVLEPGIAKVEDYLGIDNLYESLNTPLIGFLNNAIRAKELFQRDKDYVVLKGEVLIVDEHTGRILAGRRYNEGMHQAIEAKEGVAIKAENQTLATITLQNYFRLYNKLGGMTGTADTEAAEFQGTYQLGVVPIPTNRDMQRIDQADLVYKNEDGKFNAVVEDIVERHAKGQPVLVGTTSVSKSEVLSSKLKKQGVPHEVLNAKQHAREAPIIAQAGRKGAVTVATNMAGRGTDIMLGGNAEFMAIAALHERGLDAIESPEEYEAAWPAAVADAKKAVEDEHNEVKDLGGLYVLGTERHESRRIDNQLRGRSGRQGDPGESRFYLSMQDDLMRLFGSGLAETMMQRAGFPDDMPLESKIVTRGIASAQGQVEGRNFEIRKNVLKYDDVLSRQRTVIYDERRRVLDGEDMREQVQHFITDVLTAYVEGATSVGHPDSWDLDALWTALKAVYPVSIEVDEVVEQAEGRDGLTHELILEEILSDARLAYTARETDLGEASMRQLERRVVLSVLDRKWREHLYEMDYLKEGIGLRAMAQRDPLIEYQREGFMLFQAMTEAIKEESVGFLYNLEVKVQPAGPVVNASGAATAGGSAAARALGASSTRGPAAEPVLVAKGLEGPDRAIPLSYTAPSEDGVGPVTATPGVGGPDDETAPADAVNRESRRRAAKQNKKP, from the coding sequence GTGGCTGCGATCTTCGAGAAGGTCCTTCGCTTCGGCGAGGGCCGGATCCTCAAGAAGTTGTCCGGACTGGCCAAGCAGGTCAACGCGCTCGAAGACAGCTTCGAGGCGCTCACCGACGAGGAGCTCCGTGAGGAGACCGACCGGCTCAAGGAGCGGGTCGCCAACGGTGCGACGCTCGACGAGCTGCTCCCGGAAGCCTTCGCCACGGTGCGTGAGGCGTCTCGCCGGACCCTCGGTCAGCGTCACTTCGACGTCCAGCTCATGGGCGGGGCGGCGCTGCACCTCGGGAACATCGCGGAGATGAAGACGGGTGAGGGCAAGACCCTCGTCGCCACGCTCCCGGCCTACCTCAACGCGCTCTCAGGCGAGGGCGTGCACGTCGTCACCGTCAACGACTACCTCGCGCAGTACCAGAGCGACCTCATGGGGCGCGTGTTCCGCTTCCTCGGGATGACCACCGGGTGCATCGTCTCTGGACAGACCCCGGCGGAGCGTCGGGAGCAGTACGCGAAGGACATCACGTACGGCACGAACAACGAGTTCGGCTTCGACTACCTGCGCGACAACATGGCGTGGTCGACGGACGACCTCGTCCAGCGTGGCCACAACTTCGCGATCGTCGACGAGGTCGACTCGATCCTCATCGACGAGGCGCGCACGCCGCTCATCATCTCGGGACCTGCCGCCGGCGACACGAACAAGTGGTACGCCGAGTTCGCCCGGGTCGCACGCCGTCTCGTCGTCGACGAGGACTACGAGGTGGACGAGAAGAAGCGCACCGTCGGGGTGCTGGAGCCAGGCATCGCGAAGGTCGAGGACTACCTCGGCATCGACAACCTCTACGAGTCGCTCAACACGCCGCTCATCGGCTTCCTCAACAACGCGATCCGCGCCAAGGAGCTCTTCCAGCGGGACAAGGACTACGTGGTCCTCAAGGGCGAGGTCCTCATCGTCGACGAGCACACCGGCCGCATCCTTGCCGGTCGTCGGTACAACGAGGGCATGCACCAGGCCATCGAGGCGAAGGAGGGCGTCGCGATCAAGGCGGAGAACCAGACGCTCGCCACCATCACGCTGCAGAACTACTTCCGCCTGTACAACAAGCTGGGCGGCATGACCGGGACCGCCGACACCGAGGCGGCGGAGTTCCAGGGCACCTACCAGCTCGGTGTCGTCCCGATCCCGACCAACCGCGACATGCAGCGCATCGACCAGGCGGACCTCGTCTACAAGAACGAGGACGGCAAGTTCAACGCCGTCGTCGAGGACATCGTCGAGCGTCACGCGAAGGGCCAGCCCGTCCTCGTCGGGACGACGAGCGTCTCGAAGTCTGAGGTCTTGTCCTCCAAGCTCAAGAAGCAGGGCGTCCCGCACGAGGTGCTCAACGCCAAGCAGCACGCGCGCGAGGCCCCGATCATCGCCCAGGCCGGCCGCAAGGGTGCCGTCACGGTCGCGACGAACATGGCTGGTCGAGGCACAGACATCATGCTCGGCGGCAACGCCGAGTTCATGGCGATCGCCGCGCTGCACGAGCGCGGTCTCGACGCGATCGAGTCGCCTGAAGAGTACGAGGCCGCATGGCCTGCTGCTGTCGCCGACGCCAAGAAGGCTGTCGAGGACGAGCACAACGAGGTGAAGGACCTCGGAGGGCTCTACGTCCTGGGTACGGAGCGTCACGAGTCGCGACGCATCGACAACCAGCTCCGTGGACGGTCGGGTCGCCAGGGTGACCCGGGGGAGTCGCGGTTCTACCTGTCGATGCAGGATGACCTCATGCGGCTCTTCGGTTCGGGTCTTGCCGAGACGATGATGCAGCGGGCAGGGTTCCCGGACGACATGCCGCTGGAGTCGAAGATCGTCACGCGTGGCATCGCGAGCGCGCAGGGCCAGGTCGAGGGCCGCAACTTCGAGATCCGCAAGAACGTCCTCAAGTACGACGACGTCTTGTCTCGCCAGCGCACGGTCATCTACGACGAGCGTCGCCGGGTGCTCGACGGCGAGGACATGCGCGAGCAGGTCCAGCACTTCATCACGGACGTCCTCACCGCATACGTCGAGGGCGCGACGAGCGTGGGGCACCCGGACAGCTGGGACCTCGACGCCCTGTGGACGGCGCTCAAGGCGGTCTACCCCGTGTCGATCGAGGTCGACGAGGTCGTCGAGCAGGCGGAGGGGCGTGACGGTCTCACGCACGAGCTCATCCTCGAGGAGATCCTCTCGGACGCCCGGCTCGCTTACACGGCTCGCGAGACGGATCTCGGCGAGGCGAGCATGCGGCAGCTCGAGCGCCGGGTGGTTCTCTCGGTCCTCGACCGCAAGTGGCGCGAGCACCTCTACGAGATGGACTACCTCAAGGAGGGGATCGGCCTGCGTGCGATGGCACAGCGCGACCCGCTCATCGAGTACCAGCGCGAGGGGTTCATGCTCTTCCAGGCGATGACGGAGGCGATCAAGGAGGAGTCCGTCGGCTTCCTCTACAACCTCGAGGTCAAGGTCCAGCCCGCAGGGCCGGTCGTCAACGCGTCGGGTGCTGCTACCGCTGGTGGGTCGGCTGCAGCCCGCGCACTCGGTGCGTCGAGCACGAGGGGCCCCGCTGCGGAGCCTGTGCTCGTGGCGAAGGGGCTCGAGGGGCCTGACCGTGCGATCCCGTTGAGCTACACCGCTCCGAGCGAAGACGGGGTCGGTCCGGTGACGGCGACTCCTGGCGTGGGAGGCCCCGACGACGAGACGGCACCTGCTGACGCGGTCAACCGCGAGTCGCGTCGCCGGGCGGCGAAGCAGAACAAGAAGCCCTGA
- a CDS encoding TetR/AcrR family transcriptional regulator: protein MSRQRMWAVVRAGITTERVALAGAELADEIGFDRVTVAEVARRFGVKTASLYSHVTSSADLSQNITLLALEEMADRAADAVAGRSRLDALAGLANAYRDYAREHPGRFAATLAALDPEIVATSAGPRHARLIEAVLHGYELDRTAQVHAIRMLGSVVRGFITLEMSGSFAHSEPDPGESWTATIEALHALLCSWPTADVT from the coding sequence ATGTCGAGACAGAGGATGTGGGCCGTGGTCCGCGCAGGCATCACGACGGAGCGGGTTGCACTCGCAGGCGCCGAGCTGGCCGACGAGATCGGCTTCGACCGTGTCACCGTGGCTGAGGTCGCACGCCGATTCGGTGTGAAGACCGCGAGCCTCTACTCGCACGTCACCAGCAGTGCCGACCTGAGCCAGAACATCACCCTCCTGGCGCTCGAGGAGATGGCGGACCGCGCCGCCGACGCGGTCGCCGGCCGATCCCGCCTAGATGCTCTCGCCGGTCTCGCGAACGCGTATCGCGACTACGCAAGAGAGCACCCTGGCCGGTTCGCGGCCACGTTGGCTGCGCTAGACCCCGAGATCGTGGCGACGAGCGCCGGACCACGCCACGCGCGACTCATCGAAGCAGTCCTGCACGGTTACGAGCTCGACCGCACAGCACAGGTCCACGCGATCCGGATGCTGGGCAGCGTGGTGCGAGGATTCATCACGCTGGAGATGAGCGGAAGCTTTGCGCACAGCGAGCCCGACCCCGGCGAGAGCTGGACGGCCACCATCGAGGCACTCCACGCCCTGCTCTGCAGCTGGCCAACAGCTGACGTCACCTGA
- a CDS encoding SGNH/GDSL hydrolase family protein — protein sequence MTARSLTAVPLTSSLVRGAAELRRTEHGVVPHRLPGWARAQCTDPQLAMVESQPSGVHLAFRTAATEIELDLRRSRTTFAGIPARPDGAIDLVIDGVVVSQAATTGGTTVTFDMSTGGSTTEVGPLSTARFADLPEVLKNVEIWLPHNETIELLELRSNSVVEPGPAHPRPVWMHHGSSISHGSSATRPTGIWPVVAARLADVQLVNLGFGGGALLDPFVARTIRDSPVDLVSVKIGINLVNTDLMRLRAFGPAVHGFLDTIRDGHPTAPLLVVSPIWCAIHEDTPGPGAFDLDALAQGMLRFRATGDPADRAAGKLTLDVIRAELARIVTERRTTDPHLQYLDGRQLYGEMDSAAHPLPDALHPDAPTHQLIGERFARSVLRTDPLSWSL from the coding sequence ATGACCGCCCGCAGTCTGACGGCCGTCCCTCTCACCAGCAGCCTCGTCCGTGGAGCCGCCGAGCTCCGTCGGACCGAGCACGGCGTCGTCCCCCACCGGCTACCGGGGTGGGCCCGCGCCCAGTGCACCGATCCACAGCTGGCGATGGTGGAGTCCCAGCCGTCTGGTGTGCACCTCGCCTTCCGCACGGCGGCGACAGAGATCGAGCTTGATCTCCGCCGGTCGCGGACCACGTTCGCAGGCATTCCAGCACGGCCCGACGGTGCCATCGACCTCGTCATCGACGGCGTCGTCGTCTCGCAGGCCGCGACGACGGGGGGCACCACGGTCACGTTCGACATGTCGACGGGAGGGTCTACGACCGAGGTCGGTCCACTGAGCACAGCCCGGTTCGCCGACCTGCCGGAGGTCCTGAAGAACGTCGAGATCTGGCTGCCGCACAACGAGACCATCGAGCTCCTCGAGCTCCGCAGCAACTCGGTCGTCGAGCCAGGACCCGCCCACCCTCGACCCGTGTGGATGCACCACGGCAGCTCGATCAGCCATGGGTCGAGCGCCACCCGCCCCACAGGGATCTGGCCAGTCGTCGCAGCACGCCTCGCGGATGTCCAGCTGGTCAACCTCGGGTTCGGCGGGGGCGCGTTGCTCGACCCGTTCGTCGCCCGGACGATCCGCGACTCCCCGGTCGACCTCGTCAGCGTGAAGATCGGCATCAACCTCGTGAACACCGATCTCATGCGCCTACGAGCGTTCGGTCCCGCGGTGCACGGATTCCTCGACACCATCCGCGACGGCCACCCCACCGCTCCGCTGCTCGTCGTCTCGCCGATCTGGTGCGCGATCCACGAGGACACCCCCGGGCCGGGCGCGTTCGACCTCGACGCGCTCGCGCAGGGGATGCTCCGCTTTCGTGCCACAGGCGACCCCGCTGATCGTGCTGCTGGGAAGCTCACCCTGGACGTCATCCGAGCTGAGCTGGCCCGCATCGTGACGGAGCGGCGGACCACGGACCCCCATCTGCAGTACCTCGACGGACGACAGCTCTACGGCGAGATGGATTCCGCGGCTCATCCACTCCCTGATGCGCTCCATCCCGATGCGCCGACGCATCAGCTCATCGGCGAGAGGTTTGCACGATCGGTCCTCCGGACCGATCCCTTGTCGTGGTCACTCTGA
- a CDS encoding Rv3235 family protein, producing MTAPALRPTVRPAPARGTTADRPAADRSTTSVQRAVVPPAPRRADFATATAMLTPRTRRPAGPREFSHAAAGPLPARDESGIRPPAELGDPTALCCAVAHAAIESLRGIRPLTQLARSVSPEIFDALHARAQVRVAARRRAAGSLPANQERQLRSRVRRARVVRIAPGVAEATVVVDDVDRVRAAAVRVEEHRGRWRVVVLEIG from the coding sequence ATGACCGCACCTGCACTCCGGCCGACCGTCCGGCCTGCCCCAGCCCGCGGAACGACCGCCGACCGACCCGCAGCCGACCGATCCACAACGAGCGTCCAGAGAGCGGTCGTTCCGCCTGCGCCGCGCCGCGCCGACTTCGCGACCGCGACAGCGATGCTCACCCCACGGACCCGCCGCCCTGCAGGCCCCCGCGAGTTCAGCCACGCAGCAGCCGGACCGCTCCCGGCGCGCGACGAGTCAGGCATCAGGCCGCCAGCAGAGCTCGGCGATCCCACCGCGCTCTGCTGCGCGGTCGCGCACGCCGCGATCGAGTCGCTCCGGGGCATCCGCCCGCTGACACAGCTCGCACGGTCGGTGTCCCCCGAGATCTTCGACGCCCTCCACGCCCGGGCACAGGTCCGGGTCGCGGCTCGACGTCGCGCAGCCGGGTCGCTCCCCGCGAACCAGGAGCGGCAGCTCCGGTCCCGGGTCCGGCGTGCACGCGTCGTCCGGATCGCTCCGGGGGTCGCCGAGGCGACCGTCGTGGTCGACGACGTCGACCGGGTCCGCGCTGCTGCGGTCCGGGTCGAGGAGCACCGTGGCCGCTGGCGCGTGGTCGTCCTCGAGATCGGATGA